Proteins encoded in a region of the Desulfovibrio sp. genome:
- a CDS encoding HD domain-containing protein, whose amino-acid sequence MNDFKSDNGEFAAEDVSAERLDRLADFFNEVGMLRHTPRTGYAFLGTGHENVAEHSYRVSVMGYVLARMCNMDPARVTYLCLFHDLHEARTGDLNYVNHRYAQCQARKALEDCVQGTGLEEDVLPLWDELEEDSSREALLAHDADQLDLICNLKAELDKGNAFAEQWLESAVKRLRSPAARQVAEAVLRADHNRWWYGQVEREWWVRRGR is encoded by the coding sequence ATGAATGATTTCAAGAGCGACAACGGCGAGTTTGCGGCTGAGGACGTGAGTGCCGAGCGGCTTGACCGGCTGGCGGATTTTTTTAACGAGGTGGGTATGCTGCGGCACACCCCGCGCACGGGTTATGCCTTTTTGGGCACCGGGCACGAGAACGTGGCCGAACATTCCTACCGGGTGAGCGTCATGGGCTACGTGCTGGCCCGCATGTGCAACATGGACCCGGCGCGGGTGACCTATCTGTGCCTGTTCCATGACCTGCACGAGGCGCGCACCGGCGACCTGAACTATGTGAACCACCGCTACGCGCAGTGTCAGGCCCGCAAGGCGCTGGAAGACTGCGTGCAGGGCACCGGGCTGGAAGAAGACGTGTTGCCCCTGTGGGACGAGCTGGAAGAAGATTCCAGCCGCGAGGCCCTGCTGGCGCACGATGCCGATCAGCTCGATCTTATCTGCAACCTCAAGGCAGAGCTCGACAAGGGCAATGCCTTTGCGGAGCAGTGGCTGGAGAGCGCGGTCAAGCGCCTGCGCAGCCCTGCGGCCCGGCAGGTGGCCGAGGCCGTGCTGCGCGCAGACCACAACCGCTGGTGGTATGGGCAGGTGGAACGCGAATGGTGGGTGCGGCGGGGCCGCTGA
- a CDS encoding clostripain-related cysteine peptidase, with translation MPKKILRTFKVCTACVLPVLLLLACPLIVRAAETWAVYWYLCGSNLESEDGAASADLAELLKARLPDNVKVIIQTGGASKWHRPGISAKNISRYVYHRGKLELVGKLPQASMGDEKTLTSFLAFCKENYSADHQVFVFWDHGGGSIGGVANDENYEFDALSLKEIRNSFKQVYTASAARPPFEIIGFDACLMATLDTASAVNGFAKYMVASQEVEPANGWQYTAWMNAVGADTSISPEALGKIICDTYLEGCEEAQTAGNATLSLINLAKIPFVNLAYNALGLEAVSLAMEDDSFYAAYGRQAKASENYVNSRSEGYTNMVDLGALVRRMKTTLPEFAPHFLDALSEAVVYKVHGPYRSPSGLSCYYPFDGSKAGFSTMMQAGNITTFLVLNGLQMGFLDTDSAAKHLDRISTDITAALEQEENAPGEAQPETPKPDAPKPEPPAPQQAGGQSPLGALQAGLASILGGQAAENQSPGSVAALLGQAANAVVSSVVPLKPLDISSLEDVEVTIGEGGEARLNLGPERVKFLDSVQFYLAYYSLEDNLIMLLGKDADMEADWAKGVFKDNFQGKWAALDDHLVYLEITNQDDGINHYVVPIKLNGVRCNLIVVYDFTAKEYKILGARRVQEVEMKDKALIRLKAGDKVTTILLAMRMDDEDGDFQEVEVDTFTLGKKVTFADTDMGDGQFMFMFEMTDVQNNSATSQIVTIEVKDGEALYSN, from the coding sequence ATGCCGAAAAAAATTCTCCGCACCTTCAAGGTATGCACCGCGTGCGTACTACCTGTTCTGCTGTTGCTTGCATGCCCGTTGATTGTCCGTGCCGCAGAAACATGGGCCGTGTACTGGTATCTGTGCGGCAGCAACCTTGAATCGGAGGACGGCGCGGCCTCCGCCGATCTGGCCGAACTGCTCAAGGCCCGCCTGCCAGATAACGTAAAGGTGATCATACAGACCGGGGGTGCCAGCAAGTGGCACAGGCCGGGTATCAGCGCAAAAAATATCAGCCGCTATGTCTACCATCGGGGAAAGCTTGAGCTGGTGGGCAAACTGCCGCAGGCGAGCATGGGGGATGAAAAAACGCTCACCTCCTTTCTTGCCTTTTGCAAAGAAAATTACAGCGCAGACCACCAGGTTTTTGTCTTTTGGGACCACGGGGGCGGCAGCATCGGCGGTGTGGCCAACGACGAGAATTATGAGTTCGATGCCCTTTCGCTCAAGGAAATACGCAATTCTTTCAAACAGGTGTACACGGCTTCAGCCGCCCGCCCGCCATTTGAAATCATTGGTTTTGATGCCTGTCTGATGGCCACGCTCGACACGGCCAGCGCTGTAAACGGTTTTGCAAAATACATGGTTGCCTCGCAAGAGGTGGAGCCAGCCAACGGCTGGCAATACACAGCCTGGATGAACGCCGTGGGGGCCGACACCTCCATAAGCCCGGAAGCATTGGGCAAGATAATATGCGATACCTATCTTGAAGGCTGCGAAGAGGCCCAAACGGCAGGAAACGCCACCCTCTCACTCATCAATCTTGCAAAAATTCCCTTTGTGAATCTGGCCTATAATGCGCTGGGGCTTGAGGCTGTTTCCCTTGCCATGGAGGACGACAGCTTTTACGCAGCCTACGGCAGACAGGCCAAGGCTTCTGAAAACTACGTCAACTCGCGCTCCGAGGGCTACACCAACATGGTGGATCTGGGCGCGCTTGTGCGACGGATGAAAACGACGTTGCCCGAATTTGCGCCGCATTTTCTGGATGCCCTGAGCGAAGCGGTTGTCTACAAGGTTCATGGCCCCTACCGGTCACCCTCGGGGCTTTCCTGTTACTATCCCTTTGACGGCAGCAAGGCGGGATTTTCCACCATGATGCAGGCCGGGAACATCACCACGTTTCTGGTACTCAATGGGCTGCAAATGGGTTTTCTCGATACGGACAGCGCCGCAAAGCATCTCGACCGCATCTCCACAGACATAACCGCCGCCCTCGAACAAGAAGAAAATGCCCCCGGCGAAGCACAGCCCGAAACGCCTAAACCCGATGCCCCCAAGCCCGAGCCTCCGGCCCCTCAGCAGGCTGGCGGGCAATCTCCATTGGGAGCCTTGCAGGCAGGTTTGGCCTCCATCCTTGGCGGTCAGGCGGCTGAAAACCAGTCGCCCGGCAGCGTTGCAGCCCTCCTCGGTCAGGCGGCCAACGCGGTGGTGTCTTCTGTTGTGCCGCTCAAGCCGCTGGATATCTCAAGCCTTGAGGACGTTGAGGTAACAATCGGCGAAGGCGGCGAGGCGCGGCTCAATCTTGGCCCCGAGCGCGTCAAGTTTCTGGACAGCGTGCAGTTTTACCTTGCGTATTACAGCCTTGAAGACAACCTTATCATGCTGCTGGGTAAGGATGCCGACATGGAGGCCGACTGGGCAAAGGGCGTGTTCAAGGACAACTTTCAGGGAAAGTGGGCGGCTCTTGATGACCACCTTGTCTATCTTGAAATCACGAATCAGGACGATGGGATAAACCACTACGTTGTGCCCATCAAACTGAACGGGGTGCGTTGTAACCTTATCGTGGTCTATGATTTCACCGCCAAAGAATACAAGATTCTTGGCGCGCGTCGCGTTCAGGAAGTGGAGATGAAGGATAAGGCGCTGATCAGGCTCAAGGCGGGCGACAAGGTCACCACCATTCTTCTTGCCATGCGCATGGACGACGAGGACGGCGACTTCCAGGAGGTGGAGGTCGATACCTTTACCCTTGGAAAAAAAGTGACTTTTGCGGATACGGACATGGGCGACGGGCAGTTTATGTTCATGTTTGAAATGACAGACGTGCAGAACAATTCCGCCACTTCACAGATTGTAACCATTGAGGTGAAAGACGGCGAGGCCCTGTACAGCAACTGA
- a CDS encoding SEL1-like repeat protein has translation MPQGDWAVARFSPLAQTASAPASVICSSRRSRATPQPRTTLRAATRRGDGVDRNREKALYWYGKAARQGDADAQARLEAF, from the coding sequence ATGCCGCAGGGGGATTGGGCCGTAGCGCGGTTCTCTCCTCTTGCGCAAACAGCCTCTGCGCCAGCCTCGGTCATATGTTCGAGCAGGCGCAGCAGGGCTACGCCACAGCCCCGTACAACCTTGCGCGCAGCTACGAGACGGGGGGACGGGGTGGACAGAAACAGGGAAAAAGCCCTTTACTGGTACGGCAAGGCCGCCCGCCAGGGTGATGCGGACGCGCAGGCCCGTCTTGAGGCATTTTGA
- a CDS encoding HdeA/HdeB family chaperone translates to MKKYLLAALTVVMLGAAPFAAHAAEQDVAKITCKEFLADKQNISMMVMWIDGYMSGKSGNTSISDQWMEKLGTHLGTYCAKNPAKTIMDAIEAVPE, encoded by the coding sequence ATGAAAAAGTATCTGTTGGCTGCACTGACCGTTGTTATGCTGGGAGCTGCCCCTTTTGCAGCCCATGCAGCAGAACAGGATGTGGCAAAAATCACCTGCAAGGAATTTCTGGCTGACAAGCAGAACATCAGCATGATGGTGATGTGGATTGACGGTTACATGAGCGGCAAAAGCGGCAATACCTCCATCAGCGACCAGTGGATGGAAAAGCTGGGAACCCACCTCGGCACATACTGCGCCAAGAACCCCGCAAAGACCATTATGGATGCCATTGAAGCTGTACCCGAATAG